One part of the Patescibacteria group bacterium genome encodes these proteins:
- a CDS encoding HU family DNA-binding protein: protein MAKGLSKSAFIALLAEKSGHSKKEVTTMWDLIVTTAYAEAKKGEITLPGLGKLMKKHRAARKGRNPATGAEIQIPAKTVVKFRVAKAAKDSIL from the coding sequence ATGGCAAAAGGCTTGAGCAAATCGGCCTTCATCGCCCTCTTGGCGGAGAAGTCCGGTCACAGCAAGAAAGAGGTAACCACAATGTGGGACCTCATCGTTACCACGGCATACGCCGAAGCAAAGAAGGGTGAAATCACCCTCCCAGGGCTCGGGAAGCTTATGAAGAAGCACCGCGCTGCTCGCAAAGGGCGTAACCCAGCCACCGGCGCTGAGATCCAGATCCCAGCCAAAACCGTGGTGAAATTCCGGGTTGCAAAGGCGGCTAAGGACTCAATCCTTTAA